The Siansivirga zeaxanthinifaciens CC-SAMT-1 region TAAGTCGTTATTAATATAGATTAATTTTATTCTCTACTTCATTGTTTAAATTTGTTACACTTCGATTATTAAAAACAAATAGAACAATGAGTATGCAAAATTTATTAAAACCTTATAATAGTAAACATTTAAACTTAAAAAACAGGGTTGTTATGGCGCCTATGACAAGAAGTAGAGCCGCTAACGACGAAAAAAAACCTACAGACGAACTACAGGGTGTATATTACGAACAACGTGCATCTGCCGGATTAATTATAACCGAAGGTTCGCAAGTATCGGAAATGGCCGTTGGTTATATAAATACACCGGGAATTCATACCAGCGCTCAAGTAGAAGGATGGAAACACGTTACTAAACGTGTGCATGACAAAGGCGGAAAAATATTTATTCAATTATGGCATGTGGGTAGAATGTCGCATCCCGACTTTCACAATGGCGAATTACCCGTTTCTGCTTCAGCTTTAAATCCTGAAGCCCAATCGTATACACCAACAGGTTTTAAAGATACGGTAACTCCAAAAGCCATGACAAAATTTGAAATAGAAGATACCATTAACGATTTCGTTGAAGCTGCTAAAAACGCTATGGAAGCTGGTTTTGATGGTGTTGAAATTCATTCATCAAATGGGTATTTATTTCATCAGTTTTTTAACGGCACATCAAATGTTAGAACCGATGAATATGGCGGAACCATTGAAAACAGAGCTCGCTTTTTCTTTGAAGTATTAGATGCCATCGCTGAGGTTATTCCGCAGGAAAAAATAGGCGCCAGATTCAATCCGTCGTTAAATGGATTATTCGGAATTACTATGGATGAAGAAACCATTCCAACATTCGAATACATCATTAAAAAATTAAACGATTACAATTTAGCATATATTCATCTTTCTGAACCTTTTACCGATGTTTCAGATATTCCTTATGCAGTTACAGAAATTGCAAAACATTTCAGACCGTTATACAACGGAACATTAATGATTAATGGAGGTTTCACTCAAGAAAAAGGAAATGCGGTTATCGAATCTGGTGATGCCGATCTGGTTGCTTTTGGTAAACCATTCATCTCTAATCCCGATTTAGTAGAACGTTTTGAAAACCACATCGAATTGGCCGAATGGGATGAAAATACCTTTTATACGCCGGGTAAAGAAGGTTATATAGATTATCCGAAAGCAAAATAACTTCAACTAAAAATTAAATAAAAACTATGAAAAATCACTTAAAATTTTTGAAGCCTGTTTTATTAGCAATCACACTATTAGTTTTTGTAGTTGCTTGTAAAGACAAACCTAAAGAAACCGCTGAAACGCCCGAAATAACTGAGATCAATTTAGAAGGCAAGGAGGTAACGTACAGCACCGATAGCACTCAAATGAAGGGTTATATAGTTCACGACAAAAACATATCGGGTAAGCGCCCGGGTATTATTGTTGTGCATGAATGGTGGGGACATAACGATTACACACGCGAACGTGCCGATATGCTTGCAGAATTAGGCTATACGGCTATTGCCATTGATATGTATGGTGATGGAAAGCAAGCGGCTCACCCACAAGATGCTGGAAAATTTGCTGGTATGGTCATGCAAAACATAGATTTAGCTAAAGCCCGTTTCGATGCTGCATTGAAAGTATTAAAAAGCGACCCTACGGTTGATGCAGAGCATATTGCAGCAATTGGCTATTGTTTTGGTGGTAGCGTTGTTTTAACCATGGCTAATGCCGGTGAAAATCTGGATGCTGTAGCTGCTTTTCATAGTGGTGTGCAATTACCAATTATGCCAAACAGCGATTTAAAAGCAAAAGTTTTAGTTGCCAATGGAGCCGACGATCCGTTTGTGTCGCCAGAATCTGTAACTAACTTTAAAAAGGCTATGGACAGCATTCAAGCCGATTATCAATACATTGCTTATCCGGGAGCAAAACATGCTTACACAAGCAAAGGTGCCGATGCTCTGGGTAAAAAATTTAGCTTGCCTTTAGAGTA contains the following coding sequences:
- a CDS encoding alkene reductase — translated: MSMQNLLKPYNSKHLNLKNRVVMAPMTRSRAANDEKKPTDELQGVYYEQRASAGLIITEGSQVSEMAVGYINTPGIHTSAQVEGWKHVTKRVHDKGGKIFIQLWHVGRMSHPDFHNGELPVSASALNPEAQSYTPTGFKDTVTPKAMTKFEIEDTINDFVEAAKNAMEAGFDGVEIHSSNGYLFHQFFNGTSNVRTDEYGGTIENRARFFFEVLDAIAEVIPQEKIGARFNPSLNGLFGITMDEETIPTFEYIIKKLNDYNLAYIHLSEPFTDVSDIPYAVTEIAKHFRPLYNGTLMINGGFTQEKGNAVIESGDADLVAFGKPFISNPDLVERFENHIELAEWDENTFYTPGKEGYIDYPKAK
- a CDS encoding dienelactone hydrolase family protein translates to MKNHLKFLKPVLLAITLLVFVVACKDKPKETAETPEITEINLEGKEVTYSTDSTQMKGYIVHDKNISGKRPGIIVVHEWWGHNDYTRERADMLAELGYTAIAIDMYGDGKQAAHPQDAGKFAGMVMQNIDLAKARFDAALKVLKSDPTVDAEHIAAIGYCFGGSVVLTMANAGENLDAVAAFHSGVQLPIMPNSDLKAKVLVANGADDPFVSPESVTNFKKAMDSIQADYQYIAYPGAKHAYTSKGADALGKKFSLPLEYNAEADAKSWDALKDLLNKTFIK